From one Streptosporangiales bacterium genomic stretch:
- the lepB gene encoding signal peptidase I — protein MADQALAHPSHARHVRAAAAPWGRGGRAADRIGARESRGDVRRRAGRRRRGARPAGPVAAGPTAAALTATPTRVGDPLPDTLLWMSDRRGRARYSRAKEKPEDKKGGLLRELAIMVVLVLGLTALLRGFVVGPYVIPSGSMENTLQVGDKILVNKLSYRFGEVERGDVIVFDGTGSFSPEIRVEEPEHPVARGAEWLRELFGGTPVGEKDFVKRVVGVGGDRVECRRTQAGYAMFVNGTRLKEKSYLFPGDKPCREEFKGKNAVVVPKGRLWVMGDHRSLSADSREHVKESHLGTVPENEVIGRAFVVIWPTDHWRGLSTPGTYERRALRDAPGAGP, from the coding sequence ATGGCCGACCAGGCACTGGCGCACCCTTCCCACGCCAGGCACGTTCGAGCAGCGGCAGCTCCGTGGGGCCGCGGTGGACGGGCTGCTGACCGAATCGGGGCACGGGAGTCCCGCGGCGACGTTCGCCGCCGCGCTGGTCGGCGTCGGCGTGGTGCGCGGCCTGCGGGGCCGGTGGCGGCAGGACCCACTGCTGCCGCGCTGACCGCCACGCCCACGCGTGTGGGCGACCCGTTACCGGATACCCTCCTTTGGATGAGCGACCGCCGGGGCAGAGCACGTTACAGCCGCGCGAAAGAGAAGCCCGAGGACAAGAAGGGTGGCCTACTCCGTGAGCTGGCCATCATGGTGGTGCTCGTCCTCGGTCTGACCGCCCTGTTACGCGGCTTCGTCGTCGGGCCGTACGTGATCCCGTCCGGGTCGATGGAGAACACCCTGCAGGTCGGCGACAAGATCCTGGTGAACAAGCTGTCGTACCGGTTCGGCGAGGTCGAGCGCGGCGACGTGATCGTGTTCGACGGCACCGGGTCGTTCAGCCCGGAGATCCGGGTGGAGGAGCCGGAGCACCCGGTGGCGCGGGGCGCGGAGTGGCTGCGTGAGCTGTTCGGCGGCACCCCGGTCGGCGAGAAGGACTTCGTCAAGCGCGTCGTCGGCGTCGGTGGCGACCGGGTGGAGTGCCGACGTACGCAGGCCGGCTACGCGATGTTCGTCAACGGCACCCGCCTGAAGGAGAAGTCGTACCTCTTCCCGGGCGACAAGCCCTGCCGGGAGGAGTTCAAGGGCAAGAACGCGGTGGTCGTGCCGAAGGGCCGGCTGTGGGTGATGGGTGATCACCGGTCGCTGTCCGCGGACTCCCGGGAGCACGTCAAGGAAAGCCATCTCGGCACGGTGCCAGAGAACGAGGTCATCGGCCGCGCGTTCGTGGTCATCTGGCCGACCGACCACTGGCGCGGCCTGTCCACCCCGGGTACGTACGAACGCCGCGCGCTGCGCGACGCCCCGGGAGCGGGTCCGTGA